Genomic window (Atribacteraceae bacterium):
CTCCTCCTCGTGCATCAGTTCATCGATTAACTGGGTAAGGTGTGCGGTTTGAACCTGGGGATGAACCCGCTCGTCGATGACCACGACCGGGGCCAATCCGCAGGCGCCGAGACAGGACACCTTTTCGACTGTAAACAACAGATCGTCGGTCGTACGTTTTTTGTCGCTCAGCCCCAGCTTTTTGTGGATGAGGTCCAGCAGGTGGCCGCTTTTATTCACGTGGCAGGCGGTTCCGTCACAGATCTTGATGATGTGTTTTCCTTTGGGTTTC
Coding sequences:
- a CDS encoding NAD(P)H-dependent oxidoreductase subunit E, translating into MNIATATHTQKSSRQFLRVDDILDRFHHNPAKLIAILQAVQEEYRYLPEPVLSYVATRIKIPRARVFGVATFYSHFSLKPKGKHIIKICDGTACHVNKSGHLLDLIHKKLGLSDKKRTTDDLLFTVEKVSCLGACGLAPVVVIDERVHPQVQTAHLTQLIDELMHEEE